The proteins below are encoded in one region of Pseudomonas putida S13.1.2:
- a CDS encoding OprD family porin encodes MKIRAPEYIFNNANVLIAVPLLSTAISVQAVETGFIEDSTAGLNLRNYSMSRNYVSDSATQSKAEAWSQAFILNYTSGFTHGLVSFGVDAMGLYAVKLDGGRGTAGTQLMPVHDDGHAADDYGRLAIAGKVRISATELKVGEWMPTLPILRSDDGRSLPQTFRGAQITSREIENLTLYGGQFRANSPRNDASMEDMFLAQKPGVTSDRFNFVGGEYTFNDKRTLLGGWGAALKDIYRQQMIQVTHSQPIGKWTLGANVQWYKGQDEGRSLAGDLDNRTWSGLFSARYGANTFSIGLQKVSGQDGWMKVNGTSGGSLANDSFSSSYENANERSWQVRHDYNFVALGVPGLVVMNRYIKGRGIHVGGETGVKEWGRETELAYVFQSGALKDLNIKWRNSTLRRGWGTNTSFNENRLILNYPLSLF; translated from the coding sequence ATGAAAATCCGCGCACCCGAGTATATTTTCAATAACGCAAACGTGTTGATCGCCGTGCCACTGCTGAGTACTGCAATCAGCGTGCAGGCAGTCGAAACCGGATTTATAGAAGACTCAACGGCTGGGTTAAACCTGCGTAATTACTCTATGAGTCGCAACTATGTCAGCGACTCGGCGACTCAAAGTAAGGCCGAGGCGTGGAGCCAAGCGTTCATTTTGAATTACACCTCCGGCTTCACCCACGGCCTGGTAAGTTTTGGGGTAGACGCGATGGGCCTCTACGCTGTGAAACTGGACGGTGGCCGTGGCACTGCCGGCACCCAATTGATGCCAGTTCATGACGATGGCCACGCGGCGGATGATTACGGGCGGCTGGCGATTGCGGGAAAAGTACGGATCTCGGCTACGGAGCTCAAGGTTGGCGAATGGATGCCTACACTACCGATCCTGCGTTCAGATGACGGGCGATCGTTGCCGCAGACGTTCAGAGGTGCGCAGATCACTTCTCGAGAGATTGAAAATCTCACCCTGTATGGTGGCCAGTTCCGTGCCAACAGCCCACGAAACGATGCCAGCATGGAAGATATGTTCCTTGCCCAGAAACCGGGCGTCACCTCGGATCGGTTCAACTTTGTGGGGGGTGAGTACACGTTCAATGACAAGCGGACGTTGCTCGGTGGGTGGGGGGCGGCGTTAAAGGATATCTACCGTCAGCAGATGATCCAGGTCACTCACAGCCAGCCCATTGGCAAATGGACGCTGGGTGCTAACGTCCAATGGTACAAGGGTCAGGATGAGGGGCGGTCATTGGCGGGGGATCTCGACAACCGTACCTGGTCCGGATTGTTTTCAGCGAGGTACGGCGCGAACACCTTCTCTATCGGTCTGCAGAAGGTCTCCGGCCAAGACGGCTGGATGAAAGTCAACGGTACTTCAGGTGGCTCATTGGCTAACGACAGCTTCAGCTCCAGCTACGAAAATGCCAATGAGCGCTCCTGGCAGGTGCGCCACGATTATAATTTTGTGGCATTGGGCGTTCCGGGTCTGGTCGTCATGAACCGCTATATCAAAGGGCGTGGTATTCATGTTGGGGGTGAGACCGGTGTCAAAGAGTGGGGGCGGGAGACCGAACTGGCTTATGTGTTCCAGTCTGGCGCGCTGAAAGACTTGAATATCAAATGGCGGAACTCGACGTTGCGTCGGGGTTGGGGTACCAACACGAGCTTCAATGAAAACCGTCTGATCCTCAACTATCCACTTTCGCTGTTTTGA
- a CDS encoding PAAR domain-containing protein yields MPQIVRLNDSTDHGGEVIESIPHTNLNGKPMAGKGNMVYCPLCKGEFPIIEGSDTYRVNGVPVALEGMKTACGASLIASASHGSVHR; encoded by the coding sequence ATGCCACAAATTGTAAGACTTAACGACTCAACCGATCACGGAGGTGAAGTAATTGAATCCATACCCCATACAAACCTCAACGGCAAACCAATGGCCGGCAAAGGAAACATGGTCTACTGCCCTTTATGCAAAGGCGAGTTCCCAATCATCGAGGGCAGTGACACCTACCGCGTCAACGGAGTACCCGTCGCGCTCGAAGGCATGAAGACCGCGTGCGGCGCCAGCTTGATCGCCAGCGCATCACACGGCAGCGTCCATCGCTGA
- a CDS encoding RHS repeat-associated core domain-containing protein, producing the protein MDRCSGVVAPKETFDEEDVKVGTEMLAQWLTDLTGDIVNWRTVITVGEMLPVAGSIFAATDAVGDIIELAKGDNTYRADVFNWVGLGINLFAIAPLPGIGPARMVMRPTLKSIRTASKDGIVQALLSAIEGALAYVCPGDLEAFVAEVEIKLQSILASFAAKIVEVCKFLADLIRSVADGTIKDVALTVLFPGIRLVAEASDFLKRKTGYGFSRNELGLGESTKLKQLLEPVAQSLESIGEMAGGKIVEIGEKTNPGSIAAILEVLRTALSKGKRPTRRANIAPGSTAQSRQVQGRNSTEAAPGQRPTRADPNCKKRGVKAGTNCSISFATGSETIVHTDFQLPGVFPIEWYRTYRSTLFAFDDSPYGARWITPFAARFDLNEDQLIYHGTDGRSQKYALPKLEGSHYDPIENVVIARISNDTLAILRGHESQEIYQRDGNQFRLTSIKKKGGASIALHYEHRVENATVLSDLVTYQHDTPHQHIHTDINDQGRVVALWLMYEGQPQRQLASYIYDAQGDLCSAKDEHGAEWTYQYQHHLVTRYTDRTGRGMNLEWLGEGADAKAVREWGDDGSLDTRLSWDPNIRLTRIVDANGNETQHFCDILGYPYRIIHPDKNEEWLYRDAAKNVTQHIHTDGSSDVYAYDERGNLLQHTRPDGSSIHHAYDDLDQRFKSRDAEGGLWKYDYDQRGNIIETQDPLENKTLYTYNSDNLPVAITDANGGEKKLAYNRDGQLTSYTDCSGKTTQWKYDALGQLAKLINAAGEVTEYHYEAGQLTLLVHPDKTKEKFERDAEGRLLKHTDALHRSTSWIYNEAGLIHQRLNANDTTLTYHWDKLGQLVRLRNENNSEASFKYDPVGRLLKETGFDKETTHYLYDNGSNLPTRRVDGDRTTHFEYDPMGRLIQRKAGRRGGEKWEVETFAYNGNGNLLSANNETCRLQWFYDAAGNNTREHQWLDYLTKPQVAVFTHEYDALNQRIATTRPDGHRVSWLTYGSGHLLALKLDDKELISYERDDLHREIGRVQGNGLVQRQTWSPNGQLLEQTLARQGESKRIAARTYRYDEAGQLHHINDLNRGDLRYRYDPVGRLLEASHNYEKETFAFDPASNLLDPEAPPGANPHSPRKLMDNVLRSYCGTQYRYDERGNLLERIENGKTGKFTWDLFDRLRRYEDERLVVEFGYDALGRRVYKDSRSKYRNRVQAGPVWNENARRALDEKLGCDLTLFIWDGDTLAFEQRGRDGKGQTTHYVFEPGTFIPVAQGVINHIDEMMHQPSYDFPYDIDRDPVWQHKPVMRRFDKIGWWHCNCLGTPHEFTDESGKIAWSGIFQAWGGTCETNGKAKRADICNPVRLPGQYLDTEIGLHYNRYRHYDPRLGRFIGKDPIGFSGGLNVYQYAPNPLQWDDPRGLSPLSIIKAVAELRSGKSVTVCSYKEASAVLFGAFPDAQKSAGAGDKTPDKIARDKAAFKSLRQNGTGRASYHMDFKINPVTGVLYGHESLPDGHAHKTLPHINIVTPEGSRADIFIERNPNCPGTRPKRR; encoded by the coding sequence ATGGATAGGTGCAGCGGGGTGGTAGCCCCTAAAGAAACGTTTGACGAAGAAGATGTGAAGGTCGGCACAGAGATGCTGGCCCAGTGGCTGACCGATCTCACCGGCGACATCGTCAACTGGAGAACCGTAATAACCGTCGGCGAGATGCTGCCAGTAGCCGGATCCATCTTTGCCGCAACCGATGCAGTGGGCGACATCATAGAGCTCGCCAAGGGCGACAATACCTACCGTGCTGATGTGTTCAACTGGGTGGGCCTAGGCATCAATTTATTTGCTATCGCGCCACTGCCGGGTATTGGCCCTGCCCGAATGGTGATGCGCCCGACATTGAAGTCGATAAGGACTGCTAGCAAGGACGGCATAGTTCAAGCACTGCTCAGCGCCATTGAAGGCGCTCTCGCCTACGTCTGCCCCGGTGACCTAGAAGCGTTCGTCGCCGAGGTCGAGATTAAGCTGCAGAGTATTCTTGCCAGCTTCGCCGCAAAAATTGTCGAAGTTTGCAAGTTCCTCGCCGACTTGATTAGGTCGGTGGCTGACGGAACAATCAAGGATGTAGCCCTAACGGTTCTGTTCCCCGGAATACGCCTAGTAGCAGAAGCCTCTGATTTCCTCAAACGAAAGACAGGCTACGGCTTCAGTAGAAATGAACTCGGCCTCGGTGAGAGCACGAAGCTGAAACAGCTACTTGAGCCTGTCGCTCAAAGCCTCGAAAGCATTGGCGAAATGGCTGGCGGGAAGATCGTCGAGATTGGCGAGAAGACGAACCCAGGTAGCATCGCCGCCATTCTTGAAGTGCTACGCACGGCACTAAGCAAAGGCAAACGGCCAACACGGCGAGCCAATATTGCTCCCGGCTCCACTGCCCAAAGCCGCCAAGTACAAGGGCGCAACTCCACCGAAGCCGCTCCCGGTCAACGCCCCACGAGAGCGGATCCCAACTGCAAAAAGCGCGGAGTAAAAGCGGGAACCAACTGCAGCATCAGCTTCGCCACTGGCAGCGAGACGATTGTCCACACTGACTTCCAGTTGCCAGGGGTGTTTCCCATCGAATGGTACCGCACCTACCGCTCTACATTGTTTGCTTTTGACGACAGCCCCTATGGCGCACGCTGGATTACACCGTTCGCCGCCCGTTTTGATCTGAATGAAGACCAGCTCATCTACCATGGTACAGATGGCCGAAGTCAAAAGTACGCCCTACCAAAGCTCGAGGGCAGCCACTACGACCCCATCGAGAACGTAGTCATCGCTCGGATTTCCAACGATACGCTCGCCATCCTTCGCGGGCACGAAAGCCAGGAAATCTATCAACGAGACGGTAATCAGTTCCGACTGACCTCCATCAAGAAAAAAGGTGGCGCAAGCATTGCTCTGCACTATGAGCATCGTGTCGAAAATGCCACTGTCCTTTCGGACCTGGTGACTTACCAGCACGACACCCCGCATCAGCACATCCATACGGATATCAACGATCAGGGGCGCGTCGTCGCGCTTTGGTTGATGTATGAAGGGCAGCCACAGCGCCAATTGGCGTCATACATCTACGACGCACAAGGCGACCTGTGCAGCGCAAAGGACGAACATGGGGCCGAATGGACGTACCAGTACCAGCACCACCTGGTGACCCGTTACACAGACCGGACCGGTCGGGGCATGAACCTCGAATGGCTTGGCGAAGGCGCTGATGCCAAAGCTGTTCGCGAGTGGGGCGACGATGGCAGCCTGGATACCCGTCTGAGCTGGGACCCGAACATCCGCCTGACCCGTATCGTAGATGCCAACGGCAATGAAACCCAACACTTCTGCGACATCCTCGGCTACCCGTACCGCATCATCCATCCCGACAAGAACGAGGAATGGCTCTACCGGGATGCTGCCAAGAACGTCACCCAGCATATTCACACCGATGGCAGTAGCGATGTCTATGCCTATGACGAGCGCGGCAATCTGCTGCAGCACACTCGCCCGGACGGCTCATCGATCCACCACGCCTATGACGACCTGGACCAGCGTTTCAAGAGCCGCGACGCCGAGGGCGGACTGTGGAAATACGACTACGACCAGCGCGGCAACATCATCGAAACCCAGGATCCACTGGAAAACAAGACCCTCTACACCTACAACAGTGACAACCTCCCCGTTGCCATCACCGATGCCAACGGCGGTGAGAAGAAACTGGCTTACAACCGTGATGGGCAGCTGACCAGCTACACCGATTGCTCGGGCAAGACCACGCAATGGAAGTACGATGCCCTGGGCCAACTGGCCAAACTGATCAACGCCGCCGGCGAGGTAACCGAGTACCACTATGAGGCCGGCCAGCTGACATTGCTGGTCCACCCAGACAAGACCAAAGAAAAGTTCGAACGCGATGCCGAGGGCCGTTTACTCAAACACACCGACGCCCTTCATCGAAGTACATCCTGGATCTACAACGAAGCCGGCCTGATCCATCAGCGTCTCAACGCCAACGACACCACCCTCACCTATCACTGGGACAAGCTCGGTCAGCTCGTGCGCCTGCGCAACGAGAACAACAGCGAAGCCAGTTTCAAGTACGACCCTGTGGGTCGGCTGCTCAAGGAAACCGGTTTCGACAAGGAAACCACCCACTACCTCTACGACAACGGCAGTAACCTGCCTACTCGCCGTGTAGATGGCGACAGGACCACCCACTTCGAATACGACCCGATGGGCCGGCTCATTCAGCGCAAGGCCGGACGGCGCGGCGGCGAGAAGTGGGAAGTTGAGACCTTTGCCTATAACGGTAATGGCAACCTGCTGTCGGCCAACAACGAGACCTGCAGACTGCAGTGGTTTTACGATGCGGCGGGCAACAATACGCGCGAGCACCAGTGGCTGGATTACCTTACAAAGCCACAGGTTGCCGTGTTCACCCATGAATACGATGCCCTCAACCAACGTATCGCCACCACTCGCCCCGATGGGCACAGGGTCAGCTGGCTGACCTATGGCAGCGGACATCTACTGGCCCTAAAACTCGATGACAAGGAGTTGATCAGTTACGAGCGTGATGACTTGCACCGAGAGATCGGGCGCGTGCAAGGCAACGGCCTGGTCCAGCGACAAACCTGGAGCCCGAATGGCCAGTTGCTGGAGCAGACGCTGGCCCGACAGGGCGAGTCCAAACGAATAGCGGCGCGCACTTACCGCTACGACGAAGCTGGCCAGTTACACCACATCAATGACCTGAACCGTGGCGATCTGCGCTATCGCTATGACCCGGTCGGCCGCTTGCTCGAAGCCAGCCACAACTATGAGAAGGAGACATTCGCCTTCGACCCGGCGAGCAACCTGCTGGACCCCGAAGCACCGCCGGGGGCCAATCCTCACTCGCCGCGCAAACTGATGGACAACGTGCTGCGCAGCTATTGCGGTACGCAGTATCGGTATGACGAGCGCGGCAATCTGCTGGAGCGGATTGAGAACGGCAAGACTGGCAAGTTTACCTGGGACTTGTTCGACCGGCTGCGGCGCTACGAAGATGAGCGTCTGGTTGTCGAGTTTGGCTATGACGCATTAGGCCGCCGGGTCTACAAGGACTCACGCTCGAAGTACCGAAACCGGGTACAAGCTGGACCGGTCTGGAACGAGAACGCCAGGCGCGCGCTGGATGAAAAGCTGGGTTGCGATTTGACGTTGTTCATCTGGGACGGCGATACGCTAGCATTCGAACAGAGAGGGCGTGATGGCAAGGGACAGACCACGCATTACGTGTTCGAGCCGGGGACCTTCATTCCGGTCGCGCAAGGCGTGATAAACCATATTGATGAAATGATGCATCAGCCGAGCTATGATTTCCCATATGACATTGACCGGGATCCAGTGTGGCAACACAAACCGGTAATGAGACGTTTTGATAAGATTGGCTGGTGGCACTGCAATTGTCTCGGAACACCCCATGAGTTTACTGATGAGAGCGGGAAAATCGCCTGGAGTGGAATCTTTCAGGCTTGGGGGGGAACCTGCGAAACAAATGGAAAAGCTAAGCGGGCGGACATTTGCAACCCTGTTCGACTACCTGGTCAGTATTTAGATACAGAAATTGGGCTACACTACAATAGATATCGTCACTACGATCCGCGCCTGGGGCGTTTTATCGGAAAAGATCCGATCGGATTCAGCGGGGGGCTGAATGTATATCAATATGCTCCAAACCCCTTACAATGGGATGACCCTAGAGGCTTATCTCCACTCAGCATAATCAAAGCAGTCGCAGAGTTGCGAAGTGGTAAAAGCGTTACCGTTTGCTCTTACAAAGAGGCTTCCGCCGTATTGTTCGGAGCCTTTCCTGACGCGCAGAAATCGGCAGGCGCGGGTGATAAAACTCCAGACAAGATTGCTAGGGATAAAGCTGCTTTCAAGTCCCTCCGCCAAAATGGCACGGGAAGAGCCAGCTATCATATGGATTTCAAAATCAATCCAGTAACTGGAGTTCTTTACGGCCATGAATCACTTCCCGACGGCCATGCGCATAAAACTTTGCCTCATATTAATATAGTCACACCAGAAGGATCTAGAGCAGACATCTTCATCGAGAGAAATCCTAATTGCCCGGGCACGAGACCAAAAAGACGATGA
- a CDS encoding type VI secretion system Vgr family protein — translation MSNLNDVRFTFSTPADEAIAFDVVSFELTEGVSELYRLEVELVSFADNADFATLLDQPAVLTIWQQGEAVRHVNGLISSFEQGTTGHRRTRYRAVVEPQLARAGLQSDWRIFQHRPVPQLLEELFKERQWGTLTQHVANPHQNREFCVQPGDLDLDFFWRLSAEEGLISIFEHSEGSHGVVQVDQISQFGSLQGDPVLYVANPGGAQQQPCLRRFAYREQVRTSTQVQRDYSFAHPRYNHEHAMFPQDMGSQRHDYERYDYPGRYKHDNAGKPFTQTKVNALFGDARVAEVEGDDARLQPGIAFQLTGHARDDMNILWRPLHIKHKGRQFTALEEEAADAKVSTSYAFTATLIPAQVEWHAPARPKPVIEGPQMAKVVGPPGEEIYCDEHGRVRVQFPWDRQGQDDDKSSCWVRVTQAWAGATWGHMAIPRIGQEVVVSFLNGDPDQPMITGRSYHVVNRPPYRLPDFKAVSPIRSKEHHGKRHNELRLDDTTGQISAALMSDHDHSALHLGYLTHPRHFGGKPRGQGFELRTDSHGVVRAGGGLLLTTELRARASEHHTDLAETVERLKTAQEYHSTFASEARDHLAQDGGDQDEVGNALKAQHDAIRGSGGNPEANRFPELADPQLVLASPTGIATSTPQSTHIASGEHLGLSTGGHTSMAIGKRLLISASRGVRQFVQSMGWRLVAASGDIDIKALKDNINLLAKLKVTVTAERITLSAKEELVIQAGGSSTTYNAGGIVHATAGQYTAHATDFIYKGSKSQAAAFPEDIKSGKGNLELFQHYANNHAFKGAKYEVEDALGQVVKGALDENGFAVVSGLASGPVKVHFGRDQTRAASAAPFEEQPPSPAADESSQLSPAAAMQEAVSQLIKAGEMQAPDANTLLETALRPSGVSEAKLKALSIPMTAANARNIQHG, via the coding sequence ATGAGCAACTTGAACGATGTGCGTTTTACCTTCAGCACACCCGCCGATGAAGCAATTGCGTTTGATGTCGTGTCCTTCGAACTGACCGAAGGGGTCAGTGAACTCTACCGATTGGAAGTCGAGCTGGTCAGCTTCGCCGACAACGCCGACTTTGCCACCTTGCTCGACCAACCCGCCGTGCTGACCATCTGGCAGCAGGGTGAGGCGGTGCGCCATGTGAATGGCCTGATCAGCAGTTTTGAACAGGGCACAACGGGCCACCGCCGCACCCGCTACCGCGCCGTCGTCGAGCCACAGCTGGCCCGCGCCGGCCTGCAATCGGACTGGCGAATCTTCCAGCACCGTCCCGTCCCGCAGCTACTGGAGGAACTGTTCAAGGAGCGCCAGTGGGGCACGCTGACCCAGCACGTGGCCAACCCACACCAGAACCGAGAGTTCTGCGTCCAGCCCGGTGACCTGGACCTGGACTTCTTCTGGCGCCTCTCGGCTGAAGAGGGTTTGATTTCGATCTTCGAGCACAGCGAAGGCAGCCATGGCGTGGTCCAGGTCGACCAGATCAGCCAGTTCGGTAGCCTGCAAGGCGACCCGGTGCTGTACGTCGCCAACCCCGGCGGCGCGCAGCAGCAGCCCTGCTTGCGTCGCTTCGCCTACCGCGAGCAGGTGCGCACCAGCACCCAGGTCCAGCGCGACTACAGCTTTGCCCACCCGCGCTACAACCATGAGCACGCCATGTTCCCTCAGGACATGGGCAGTCAACGCCACGACTACGAGCGTTACGACTACCCCGGCCGCTACAAGCACGACAACGCCGGCAAACCGTTTACCCAGACCAAGGTTAATGCCCTGTTTGGTGATGCCCGCGTGGCCGAGGTCGAAGGGGACGATGCGCGCCTGCAGCCTGGGATTGCCTTTCAGCTGACCGGCCATGCCCGCGACGACATGAACATCCTCTGGCGCCCGCTGCACATCAAGCACAAAGGTCGCCAGTTCACGGCACTGGAAGAGGAAGCGGCTGACGCCAAGGTCAGCACCTCCTACGCGTTCACCGCTACCCTGATCCCGGCGCAGGTCGAATGGCACGCCCCTGCCCGCCCCAAACCGGTGATCGAAGGCCCGCAGATGGCCAAGGTGGTCGGCCCGCCCGGTGAAGAAATCTACTGCGACGAGCACGGCCGCGTACGCGTGCAGTTCCCCTGGGATCGCCAGGGCCAGGACGATGACAAAAGCTCGTGCTGGGTGCGAGTCACCCAAGCCTGGGCCGGCGCGACCTGGGGCCATATGGCTATTCCCCGCATTGGCCAGGAAGTGGTGGTCAGTTTTCTCAACGGCGACCCCGACCAGCCAATGATCACCGGGCGCAGCTACCACGTGGTCAACCGCCCGCCCTACCGCCTGCCCGACTTCAAGGCCGTGAGCCCGATCCGCAGCAAGGAGCACCACGGCAAGCGACACAACGAACTGCGCCTGGACGACACCACCGGGCAGATCAGCGCGGCGCTGATGAGTGACCACGATCACTCGGCGTTGCACCTGGGGTACCTCACCCATCCGCGCCACTTCGGCGGAAAGCCCCGGGGGCAAGGTTTCGAGTTGCGCACAGATAGCCACGGTGTCGTGCGTGCCGGCGGCGGCTTGCTGCTGACCACCGAACTGCGAGCCCGCGCAAGCGAACACCATACGGACCTCGCAGAAACCGTCGAGCGCCTGAAGACCGCACAGGAATACCACTCCACCTTTGCCAGTGAAGCCCGCGATCACTTGGCGCAGGACGGCGGTGATCAGGATGAAGTGGGAAATGCACTCAAGGCACAGCACGACGCCATCCGTGGCAGCGGCGGCAACCCCGAGGCCAACCGCTTCCCCGAACTGGCCGATCCGCAACTGGTACTCGCCAGCCCAACCGGCATCGCCACCAGCACCCCACAATCGACCCACATCGCCAGCGGTGAACACCTGGGCCTGAGCACGGGTGGTCACACCAGCATGGCGATCGGCAAACGCCTGCTGATCAGTGCCAGTCGTGGGGTGCGGCAGTTCGTGCAAAGCATGGGGTGGCGACTGGTAGCGGCCTCCGGCGACATCGATATCAAAGCGCTCAAGGACAACATCAACCTGCTGGCCAAGCTCAAGGTCACCGTCACTGCCGAGCGGATCACCCTCAGTGCCAAGGAGGAATTAGTCATCCAGGCCGGTGGCAGCAGTACCACCTATAACGCTGGCGGCATCGTGCATGCAACGGCCGGCCAGTACACCGCGCACGCCACTGACTTCATCTACAAGGGCTCGAAAAGCCAGGCGGCGGCGTTTCCCGAAGACATCAAATCGGGCAAAGGCAATCTGGAGCTGTTCCAGCACTACGCCAACAACCATGCATTCAAAGGTGCCAAGTACGAGGTCGAGGATGCACTTGGCCAAGTGGTTAAAGGTGCGCTGGATGAGAATGGCTTCGCTGTCGTATCAGGTCTGGCATCTGGCCCCGTGAAAGTGCATTTCGGTCGAGACCAAACCAGAGCTGCGTCTGCAGCCCCATTCGAGGAGCAGCCCCCCTCCCCGGCTGCCGATGAAAGCTCGCAACTCAGCCCGGCTGCAGCAATGCAGGAGGCTGTGAGCCAACTTATCAAAGCTGGCGAGATGCAAGCCCCAGACGCCAACACCCTCTTGGAGACTGCCCTCAGGCCGTCGGGTGTCAGTGAAGCCAAGCTGAAAGCCCTTTCCATTCCAATGACCGCCGCCAACGCAAGGAACATTCAGCATGGATAG
- the icmH gene encoding type IVB secretion system protein IcmH/DotU — MSIASNKTYDKDQQDTRESPPISELFPQVDRLGFETRSNTNNPILDIASPLLGLVVRLEGTERYEHVEQLFAYVKNQIHVMVEEVRQLEHCDEGDRVVFSYCLCCVVDEAVMATPWGRDSPWKAQSLLSVIHDETRGGEKFFSVLERLLEAPEGRYDLFVFLFWCLALGYRGKYANQTHGDDELEVWLNRVHDRIVELRGPEPGSHRLTDPLNNVAPRHYRMHRQWPWWTPWVIMGVVCTGVYVYLTARLNSITQQVLDSLQTMLQP, encoded by the coding sequence ATGAGCATTGCATCCAACAAAACGTATGACAAAGATCAGCAAGATACGCGGGAGTCACCGCCGATCAGCGAGCTTTTCCCTCAGGTCGACAGGCTGGGCTTCGAAACCCGCTCCAACACCAACAACCCAATCCTCGACATCGCCTCCCCCCTGCTTGGCCTCGTCGTTCGCCTGGAGGGCACCGAACGCTATGAGCACGTCGAACAGCTGTTCGCCTACGTGAAAAACCAAATCCACGTCATGGTCGAAGAGGTGCGACAGCTCGAGCACTGCGATGAGGGCGACCGCGTGGTGTTCTCCTACTGCCTGTGCTGCGTGGTCGACGAGGCCGTCATGGCTACCCCCTGGGGACGCGACTCCCCGTGGAAAGCCCAGTCGTTGCTCAGTGTTATCCATGATGAGACTCGGGGCGGCGAGAAATTCTTCAGTGTGCTCGAACGCCTGCTTGAGGCCCCCGAAGGACGCTATGACCTGTTTGTGTTCCTGTTCTGGTGCCTGGCCCTCGGTTACCGAGGCAAGTACGCCAACCAGACCCATGGCGACGACGAACTGGAAGTGTGGCTCAACCGTGTCCATGACCGGATCGTCGAGCTGCGCGGACCTGAGCCAGGGTCACATCGCCTGACCGACCCATTGAACAATGTCGCGCCCCGCCACTACCGCATGCATCGCCAATGGCCCTGGTGGACACCGTGGGTGATCATGGGCGTGGTTTGTACGGGTGTATATGTGTACCTCACCGCCCGGCTCAACAGCATCACTCAGCAAGTTCTGGATTCGCTGCAAACCATGCTGCAGCCCTAA